A stretch of Lathyrus oleraceus cultivar Zhongwan6 chromosome 6, CAAS_Psat_ZW6_1.0, whole genome shotgun sequence DNA encodes these proteins:
- the LOC127095042 gene encoding uncharacterized protein LOC127095042, translated as MKQDFEYDIFFGATPLEQVPCNRSLNVYLYCSCNIYFSPRTLPLKFSHPVEHYVLFVKAAFTYPGLLSKVRLKHVGWSTELVLTSSQRSVLARKGALVEPRICVGGDETTAKVIT; from the exons ATGAAACAG GATTTTGAGTATGACATATTCTTTGGAGCTACACCCTTAGAACAGGTACCGTGCAACCGGTCCCTTAATGTATACTTGTATTGTTCTTGCAACATCTACTTCTCTCCACGAACGTTGCCTTTGAAGTTCTCGCATCCGGTTGAGCATTACGTGTTGTTTGTAAAAGCTGCATTCACTTATCCAGGACTGCTGTCTAAAGTAAGACTGAAACATGTCGGATGGTCGACTGAATTAGTTCTCACATCATCACAG AGATCAGTGCTTGCGAGAAAGGGCGCCCTTGTGGAGCCAAGAATATGTGTTGGCGGCGACGAAACAACCGCGAAAGTCATCACTTGA